AAGGCACTGCTTGCGGCTGGAGATATAACCGAAGCCGAGTACGCTCGCCTCAAGGAGATCGCTTTGGCCTGACTCAGGCTACGGTCCGCCATTCCCGTACGGCCGAAAGGGACCGCATGACGCGATTGAAGGCATTTCCGCTGCTGGACAGCGGACCGTTTCGATTCGGCCTCATCGCAGCGCTCGGTGTACTGGTCGCCCTGGCCTTGGGCTCCGCCGTCATCACGCTGCGGTATTCGCTGACCTTGATCTTTGCGGCCCTGTTTATTTCACTGGGGCTCTATCCCTTGGTTCGCTGGCTGGAACGCTGGAAACTCTCCCGCGGTGGCGCCGTCCTTGCTGTGGCGGTTGGCTTCCTGGTGCTTGTAGTGGTGCTGATCCGTTTCATTGTCCCGATTCTGGTGGAGGAGGGCGCCGCGCTGGTCCGGGTGCTTCCTTCCAGCTTTGATGCGGTGGGCGAACAGGAATGGTTCCGGGACTTCAACGGCTCCCTGGGCGGAGCACTGTCGCCGTTGCTCGAATGGCTGGAAACCTCGGCCGCGGATCCAAATGTGTGGCTTGCCATTGGCGGCGGCGCCGTGCAGGTTGGCTACAACGTGGTCAACGGAACCTTCGCCGTGATCTTCGTAGTAGTCCTGACGCTCTACTTCGTGGCCGGGCACGAGGTCATGAAGTCCAACCTATATGCGCTGGTTCCGGCTTCCCGCCGGGAATCTTTCGCTGATATCTCGGAAACAATTATCGCTTCCGTGGGTAAATACCTGAGTGGAATGTCAATTCTCGCCCTGCTAAATGCGATCTTCACCTTCATTGTCCTGTCGGTTGCCGGGGCGAGATATGCGGCAGTACTCGCGGTCCTGGCATTTCCCATCACCCTCATACCTTTGGTGGGCAGTGCGATCAGCACCGCAATCATCACAGTGGTTTCGCTTTTCACGTCTCCCGCAACTGCACTGGTGGTTTTCCTCGTCATGCTGGTCTACATGCAGGTGGAGGCCTACGTACTGACGCCCCGGGTAGTGGGGAAGGCGATCAGCATCCCGGGCTCCTTGGTCCTCATCGGCGCGATGGTGGGAGGGACGCTTCTGGGCCTGCTGGGGGCGCTGATAGCGTGCCCCACCACAGCCTCGATTCTGCTGATCATCAAGAAGGTTGTCATACCGCAGCAGAACGCCAAGTAGCGCGGCATGCAAGGACTACTGAACGACGTCGATGTTGTCGCCTTGATCTTGTTGGCGCTCCACATCGTGCTCGGATCAATCGCGGCGGTGATGGTCTCAGCCAATCGCCGCCCGTCGTCCGCCATTGCCTGGGTACTGGCGATTATCTTCATCCCCTACCTGGGAATGGTGGCGTTCCTGCTGGTGGGCCGCGGCAAGCTTCCCAAGGCTCGGCGGGAGAAGCAGCGCGCCGTGAACGAGCTCATACTGGGACGGACGCCAGGCCTCTCAGCAGTCAGCCACAGTGAGGAGTGGCCCGCCTGGCTGCGGTCCGCCGTCGAACTTAACCTCCGTCTGGGCGCGCTGCCCATGGTGGGCGGCAACCGGGCCGAGTTGCTGGAGGACTACAAGGGTTGCTTCGATCG
This genomic interval from Paenarthrobacter aurescens TC1 contains the following:
- a CDS encoding putative permease (identified by match to protein family HMM PF01594), which gives rise to MTRLKAFPLLDSGPFRFGLIAALGVLVALALGSAVITLRYSLTLIFAALFISLGLYPLVRWLERWKLSRGGAVLAVAVGFLVLVVVLIRFIVPILVEEGAALVRVLPSSFDAVGEQEWFRDFNGSLGGALSPLLEWLETSAADPNVWLAIGGGAVQVGYNVVNGTFAVIFVVVLTLYFVAGHEVMKSNLYALVPASRRESFADISETIIASVGKYLSGMSILALLNAIFTFIVLSVAGARYAAVLAVLAFPITLIPLVGSAISTAIITVVSLFTSPATALVVFLVMLVYMQVEAYVLTPRVVGKAISIPGSLVLIGAMVGGTLLGLLGALIACPTTASILLIIKKVVIPQQNAK